In Sciurus carolinensis chromosome 4, mSciCar1.2, whole genome shotgun sequence, the sequence CTAGCTTTTCCCCTAGTCTGTGGCTCCAGTCTAAAACCTGGCAGTTTAATGTTAGGTGTAGAATGTTTACTTACCAGGGAAATagattattccattttctttaactTCTCTTTCCTTGGCACCATTGATTTGTGAATATAAGGCAATATGAATAGTAGGCTCAGGAAGAAGACGTGACCAAGAAAATAGACAGATTTATATACCTGGGGAAGAGAGAGATAAGCATGGGGTGTCTTGAGGTTTGAGATGTTTCAGTGAGTCTCTTGGCAACCTTTCAAGAGGGCCTTCACTAACCTTAAACCATTTGTCCCATGTGAAGAGGCAGAAGGCAGTCATTGAGTAACCCATGAAGAGCCAATGGATGGTCTGTTGCACCAAGTAGAAGAAGGGCTGCAGGACAGTAACGGAGGCCAGGTTGCTCAGGGCTGGGCTCTCTCGAATTAGGTTGGCagcctgggaaggaaggagagtagTTATCAGtgtcttcatcccttctgactccCCTTTTTACTTAGCAACCTTGAGGCCTACCTTCTTTTCCACAATAACAATGAGGAATTCCATCTGGAAGCAGACCAGGTATCCTGAGTGTAGGCCATGCCAGAGGGCCAAGAACAGCAACGAGAGACCCTGGGACAGTTCTTTATTTCCAAGGAACTTGAGTCTTTTGAAGAAGTAACTAGAGAAAAGGGTGGGCAAGGATAAGTCTTACACTGACTACTCATATTCCCACTATCCTGCGTCTGGGCTCCTGGTGCCCTGACAAGTAGAGTGGTAGCTGACTCCCACTTGTGGCCATGGGGGAGTTGGGGTACAGAAGGCAGTGGTAACTGGGTATCTTTAGAGATGGAAGGTGATGGCCATTGAGAGTCCGAAAACAAGACTCCAGGTTAATAACTGAGTGCCTACTAAGTGCTTGACGCTGAAAGGGCAGTGGGAAAAGAGATCAGTCTCAAGCTGCTATACTCTAGTGGGGACAAATGAAGATATAAATAGGGCAAAGGATAACAAATAtagtggcagaactgggattaAGCCGGGGCTTGAGGCCCTTTTATGGAATGTTTTGGAGGGATGTGAGTAGGGATAATGGATATGTAAGAATGAAGGGAGATTCTACCCAAGTGGGAAAGAGGGACAGAGGTGGCATCATACATCCCCCACCTTCCAATGTGGGAAAGCAGCAGAAGGAAGGAGCTCAGGTCCAAGCCTCTTCTCCAACTGCTTACCGGGCTACCCAGGCATTGGTGTTGATGTTGAAAGAGGCAATGGTGCCATTGAAGCGGGGGTTTGTCTCGAAGAGCCACACCTTCATGTTAGCACAGGCATCCCactttgcttttccattttcttcaaagcCATTGAAGCCCAGCCCCGTCAAAATGCATACTCCTTCCTGAGGGGAGGCACAGCTCAGGGTTCTCGCCACTCCTGCCCAACCAACCCCCACAGCTTGTCTAAATATGACCTTGTCTCATCTTTCCTACTTACTGTGACCAGCCAACAGGTGACGTATTTGTATAGCACAAACTTGCCCCAGACCAACATGTACATGCAGCGGAACCAGAAAGGGCGGTTCTTGAGGGAAGAGAACATGTGTGTTAGAGGTAGCACACAGGCATGTTCCCCTTAGTGCCCTTCCTCTTCCAATCTGTGTCTGGTTTTCTCATTCTTATAAAATCCTGCTATCAGACAGGCCCTGACAATCTGGCCTAAGTGCCTTTAAAACAGGCTAAGGGAAGTAGGCAGGGGAGCCCAACGAACATCTCTCTCATCTTCCCTGAAGAGTCCCAGAAACAGCTCTGTCCTAACTCTTCTACTGGCTGGCTGTCTTCACAAGGTAATGTCAGGAACAGTAAGTACTGGGGGACCTTACATATTCACATTTCATGTTAGTTTAAGGAGAAACCTACCCAGAATGGATACGGAACTGCTGCAAGCCTTTCAGCTGGGCAGGAACAAAGCCAGCATTTCCCTCTCCCTTGGTTTCTGAATTCCCTAGAAGTCCCCAAGTCTGTCAgtcaagagaagaaaacaggctGGAGGATCAGCAGCTGCTGCGCTCCAGGGAGGAACTTGGACATAATAAAGCAAGCTAAAAGCTGCTTTAGGGGGAGGAAAAGGGTGCTAAAGTGCACCTGGCACAGCCATGTGCCCACGAAGGTCATTCAGTGCAGGCTGATGAACATGTCCTGGCCCGGCTGGCACTGACACCAACTCTCACAGATCTAGAGCAAAACCAACATGCATTTGTAGATGGCATCGCCTACTTCTTTTCTATCTACAGGGGTCCTTGCCTATCCACTTTTCTATGAGGCAATGGCAGTGCTGCTGTGTTAGCAACCACTCACTTCATAGTCTTCAGTGAGGAGATAGTCTTCCGTGATGTGGGGGCTGAGCAGGGTGTAGCCCACCAGGTAGATAAGACCAAGACTCAGGCGCTTGAGAGCAGGTATGGTGCTGGAAAGGAATGAGCTGGGTCACAGAGGGCATAGTCTAGCCCTTCACCCTCTGACCCTCAGTTACTCAGAGAAGTGTTTCAGGGAATGGCTACTGCTTGGAATGGCATGAGGACCTCTGTTGCCCAAAGTTGGTACTGTTTCCAGGAAAGAGATCTCCCCTGAGTGGTTGGTTATGAGGAATGGTACCCACAAACCTGCAAGT encodes:
- the Lpcat3 gene encoding lysophospholipid acyltransferase 5, with the translated sequence MASAVERDVGKVVEPIWGLRSGFEELSLNKLATSLGASEQALRLIISIFLGYPLALFYRHYLFYKDSYLIHLFHAFTGLSIAYFNFGYQFYHSLLCVILQFLILRLMGRTMTAVLTTFCLQMAYLLAGYYFTATGNYDIKWTMPHCVLTLKLIGLAVDYFDGGRNQNTLSSEQQKYAIRGVPSLLEVAGFSYFYGAFLVGPQFSMNHYMKLVQGQLTDIPGKMPNSTIPALKRLSLGLIYLVGYTLLSPHITEDYLLTEDYENRPFWFRCMYMLVWGKFVLYKYVTCWLVTEGVCILTGLGFNGFEENGKAKWDACANMKVWLFETNPRFNGTIASFNINTNAWVARYFFKRLKFLGNKELSQGLSLLFLALWHGLHSGYLVCFQMEFLIVIVEKKAANLIRESPALSNLASVTVLQPFFYLVQQTIHWLFMGYSMTAFCLFTWDKWFKVYKSVYFLGHVFFLSLLFILPYIHKSMVPRKEKLKKME